The following coding sequences are from one Salvia hispanica cultivar TCC Black 2014 chromosome 3, UniMelb_Shisp_WGS_1.0, whole genome shotgun sequence window:
- the LOC125216690 gene encoding pyrroline-5-carboxylate reductase-like has protein sequence MANIMPIPTESCKVGFIGAGKMAESIARGVVSSGVLPASQVRTAHLGARRSVFESFGVKVFDQNSQVVQDSDVVIFSVKPQVVKDVVMQLRPLLSEKQLLVSVVAGVKLKDLQEWAGHSRFIRVMPNTPAAVGVAASVITLGDAATKEDGELISNLFGAIGKVWTAQEKLFDAITGLSASGPAYIFLAIEALADGGVAAGLPRELSLGLASQMVLGAASMATSTGKHPGQLKDDVASPGGTTIAGIHELEKAGFRGILMNAVVAAAKRSQELSKN, from the exons ATGGCCAACATTATGCCAATTCCGACTGAATCGTGCAAGGTTGGTTTCATTGGAGCTGGGAAAATGGCGGAGAGCATTGCCAGAGGTGTCGTCAGTTCAGGCGTTTTGCCGGCTTCCCAAGTCCGGACTGCTCATCTTGGCGCGAGGCGTTCAGTCTTTGAATCATTTGGAGTCAAAGTCTTTGATCAGAATAGTCAG GTAGTCCAAGATAGCGATGTAGTTATATTCTCCGTGAAACCTCAAGTTG TGAAAGACGTGGTGATGCAGTTAAGGCCACTTCTTTCAGAGAAGCAGCTTTTAGTGTCGGTTGTCGCTGGAGTCAAGCTAAAAGATTTGCAG GAGTGGGCAGGTCACAGTCGATTCATTAGGGTAATGCCCAACACCCCAGCTGCTGTTGGTGTAGCTGCGTCTG TTATTACTCTAGGGGATGCAGCAACCAAGGAAGATGGGGAATTAATCAGTAACTTATTTGGAGCAATTGGCAAAGTTTGGACAGCTCAGGAGAAGCTGTTTGATGCTATTACCGGCCTGAG TGCTAGTGGACCAGCATACATCTTCTTGGCGATTGAAGCTTTAGCCGATGGAGGCGTTGCTGCCGGTCTACCTCGTGAGCTCTCACTTGGTCTGGCTTCTCAAATG GTACTGGGAGCAGCATCAATGGCAACAAGCACGGGCAAACACCCCGGCCAGCTCAAAGATGACGTGGCGTCTCCTGGTGGCACGACCATAGCCGGGATTCACGAGCTGGAAAAAGCAGGCTTTCGAGGCATTCTGATGAATGCGGTCGTCGCTGCTGCAAAGCGCAGCCAGGAGCTTTCTAAGAATTAG